One genomic region from Hyalangium ruber encodes:
- a CDS encoding dihydrolipoyl dehydrogenase family protein — MAETFDVVVIGGGPTGENVGARAAAAGLSVALVERELLGGECSYWACIPSKALLRPAEAQWLARHAPGVGETVKGAIDARAVLERRDAMVQGYKDDSQVKWAEGAKLTVVRGHGRLSGPRTVRVEGSGGARELMARKAVVLATGSRPRLPDVPGLKEARPWDNREGTAAKQVPRRLVVLGGGAVAVELAQAWRSLGAEVTLAQRGRGLLSRFEPFVSQEVEQALRDSGVTVRLGTQATRVERPGGRGEVTVTLSTGEVVRADELLVAMGRVANTAELGLETVGLTPGKPVEVDDQLRAKSVEGGWLYACGDVNGRNLLTHMGKYQARLAGDHIAGKEVRAWADAKATPQVIFTHPQVASVGLTEAQARERGLNVRTVLTSLGSVAGTSLLGPGLGGTAMLVVDERRRVIVGATFTGPGIGELLHAATIAVAGEVPLDTLWHAVPSFPTVSEVWLRLLEAYGL, encoded by the coding sequence ATGGCTGAGACGTTCGATGTGGTGGTTATCGGCGGAGGTCCCACAGGAGAGAACGTGGGGGCACGGGCGGCGGCGGCGGGGCTCTCGGTAGCGCTGGTGGAGCGGGAGCTGCTCGGCGGCGAGTGCTCCTACTGGGCCTGCATTCCGAGCAAGGCGTTGCTCAGGCCCGCTGAAGCCCAGTGGCTGGCGAGGCACGCTCCTGGAGTCGGGGAGACGGTGAAGGGCGCGATCGATGCGCGAGCGGTGCTCGAGCGCCGGGACGCCATGGTCCAGGGCTACAAGGACGACTCCCAGGTGAAGTGGGCCGAGGGCGCGAAGCTCACCGTGGTGCGAGGGCACGGGAGGTTGAGTGGCCCGCGCACGGTGCGTGTAGAGGGCAGCGGCGGTGCTCGCGAGCTGATGGCGCGCAAGGCGGTGGTGCTGGCCACGGGCAGTCGGCCGCGCCTGCCGGACGTCCCGGGTTTGAAAGAGGCGCGGCCCTGGGACAACCGCGAGGGCACGGCGGCCAAGCAGGTGCCACGGCGGCTGGTGGTCCTCGGGGGCGGAGCGGTGGCGGTGGAGCTGGCGCAGGCCTGGCGCTCGCTGGGCGCCGAAGTGACGTTGGCGCAGCGCGGCAGAGGGTTGCTCTCCCGCTTCGAGCCCTTCGTGAGTCAAGAGGTGGAGCAGGCGCTGCGGGACAGTGGCGTCACCGTGCGATTGGGCACCCAGGCCACGCGTGTCGAGCGGCCCGGCGGACGGGGGGAGGTGACGGTGACACTCTCCACGGGGGAGGTGGTGCGCGCGGACGAGCTGCTGGTGGCCATGGGCCGCGTGGCGAACACGGCGGAGCTGGGGCTGGAGACGGTGGGGCTCACGCCGGGCAAGCCGGTGGAGGTGGATGATCAGCTCCGCGCGAAGAGCGTGGAGGGCGGGTGGCTCTATGCCTGCGGAGACGTGAACGGGCGCAACCTGCTCACGCACATGGGCAAGTACCAGGCGCGGTTGGCGGGGGATCACATCGCGGGCAAGGAGGTACGGGCCTGGGCGGACGCGAAGGCCACGCCGCAGGTCATCTTCACGCACCCGCAGGTGGCCTCCGTGGGGCTCACCGAAGCGCAGGCCCGCGAGCGGGGGCTGAATGTCCGCACGGTCCTAACCTCCCTGGGAAGTGTGGCGGGCACGTCGCTGCTCGGGCCAGGGCTCGGCGGGACGGCGATGCTGGTGGTGGACGAACGCCGCCGGGTCATCGTCGGAGCGACATTCACGGGGCCGGGGATTGGCGAGCTGCTGCACGCGGCCACCATCGCCGTGGCGGGCGAGGTGCCGCTGGACACGCTCTGGCACGCGGTGCCCTCCTTCCCTACGGTGAGCGAGGTGTGGCTGAGGTTGCTGGAGGCCTACGGGCTCTGA
- a CDS encoding ABC transporter ATP-binding protein produces the protein MADVVIRVEALSKNYRVGSETVHALRGVNLEIRRNEYVAVMGPSGSGKSTFMNLIGCLDIPSGGQYWLNGQPVAGMGEESLARIRNREIGFVFQSFNLLPRASALDNVALPLIYAGVKRRERRERAAVFLDRVGLGSRKDHRPNELSGGQRQRVAIARALVTHPALLLADEPTGALDSKTGTEIMALFEELYTQGQTLMLVTHEADIAEHARRILYLKDGVIERDQRRPA, from the coding sequence CTGGCAGACGTCGTCATCCGCGTCGAGGCGCTGAGCAAGAACTATCGGGTGGGCTCGGAGACCGTCCACGCGCTGCGCGGAGTCAATCTGGAGATCCGCCGCAACGAGTACGTGGCCGTCATGGGGCCCTCCGGCTCCGGCAAGTCCACCTTCATGAACCTCATTGGCTGCCTGGACATCCCCAGCGGCGGCCAATACTGGCTCAACGGGCAGCCGGTGGCGGGCATGGGCGAGGAGTCCCTGGCGCGGATCCGCAACCGGGAGATCGGCTTCGTCTTCCAGAGCTTCAACCTGCTGCCCCGCGCCAGCGCGCTGGACAACGTGGCGCTGCCGCTCATCTATGCGGGCGTCAAGCGGCGAGAGCGCCGCGAGCGGGCCGCGGTGTTCCTCGATCGCGTCGGCCTGGGCTCGCGCAAGGACCACCGGCCCAACGAGCTGTCGGGCGGCCAGCGCCAGCGCGTGGCCATCGCCCGCGCCCTGGTCACCCACCCTGCCCTGCTGTTGGCGGACGAGCCCACGGGCGCACTCGACAGCAAGACGGGCACGGAGATCATGGCGCTCTTCGAGGAGCTGTACACGCAAGGACAGACCCTGATGCTCGTCACCCACGAGGCCGACATCGCCGAGCACGCGCGGCGGATCCTCTACCTCAAGGACGGCGTGATCGAGCGAGATCAACGGAGGCCGGCGTGA
- a CDS encoding acyl-CoA dehydrogenase family protein translates to MDDLLRFLLTTPPTPAPLASLEDWWRQHQGLASRFATPVDLALAGGFMADRLGFAFASGYHAALRSLFPRLSPDHRAALCATEAGGGHPSAIQTRLMGGEGALRLTGYKAFVTLGTAADTLFVVATEGQDEQGRNRLRLVMIDARRQGLTFSALPPPPFIPEISHAELRLDDVHVSPDEVLPGDGYTRYLKPFRTVEDCHVHAAFLGWLLQVARRSGWPESVQDEVLALAVTFRGLALADPTSAAVHVALGGALDLSQRLVGGLNEWWPRADATTRERWERDKGLLGVAGKARAKRREVARQRLTSG, encoded by the coding sequence GTGGACGACCTCCTCCGCTTCCTGCTCACGACGCCTCCCACGCCCGCGCCCCTCGCTTCCCTCGAGGATTGGTGGCGTCAGCACCAGGGCCTCGCCTCGCGCTTCGCCACGCCGGTGGACCTGGCGCTCGCGGGAGGCTTCATGGCCGACCGGCTCGGCTTCGCGTTCGCCTCGGGCTACCACGCCGCCCTCCGCTCGCTCTTTCCCCGCCTGTCGCCGGACCATCGCGCGGCCCTCTGCGCCACCGAGGCGGGAGGCGGTCACCCCAGCGCCATCCAGACCCGCCTCATGGGCGGCGAGGGCGCGCTTCGCCTGACGGGCTACAAGGCCTTCGTCACCCTGGGCACGGCGGCCGATACCCTCTTCGTGGTCGCCACCGAGGGACAGGATGAGCAGGGCCGCAACCGGCTCCGGCTGGTGATGATCGACGCGCGCCGCCAGGGCCTCACCTTCAGCGCGTTGCCACCTCCACCGTTCATTCCGGAGATCTCCCACGCGGAGTTACGGCTGGACGACGTACACGTCTCCCCGGACGAGGTGCTGCCTGGGGATGGCTACACGCGCTACCTCAAGCCGTTCCGCACGGTGGAGGACTGCCATGTCCACGCGGCGTTCCTCGGCTGGCTGCTGCAGGTGGCCCGCCGCTCCGGCTGGCCCGAGTCCGTGCAGGACGAGGTGCTCGCGCTGGCGGTGACGTTCCGAGGGCTGGCGCTGGCCGACCCCACCTCCGCCGCGGTGCATGTGGCGCTCGGCGGAGCGTTGGACCTGAGCCAGCGGCTGGTAGGCGGGCTCAACGAATGGTGGCCGCGCGCGGATGCGACCACCCGTGAGCGCTGGGAGCGCGACAAGGGACTGCTCGGCGTGGCGGGCAAGGCTCGCGCGAAACGGCGCGAGGTGGCCCGCCAGCGGCTCACCAGCGGATAA
- a CDS encoding DUF4032 domain-containing protein: MPPTGLTSIQIRQGHPDFLDMPWHLPLEEWDGKSPRLVEVPRGLSRHEVRFVSYGKAIYALKELPTRVGQREYAVLRGLEERELPAVVAVGLVKVRTSSEEEGGEEGCVLITRFLDGSLPYRTLFMNQGLERYRERLLDAMASLLVRMHLGGFYWGDCSLSNTLFRRDAGELQAYVVDAETSELHDRLSDGKRLHDLDIMEENVAGGLADLASVVQLPAVLDVFETGPNIRKRYERLWEEINKEIPVAANESYRIHERIRALNDLGFSVDEVDLVTSGPSDTLRMRTIVTDRNYHRHQLHNLTGIVAEEKQATLLLNEIQELKATLARELNRSTPLSTAAFRWLEERFHPTIQTLQPVVGTTEVSEVYCQVLEHKWFLSEREKKDVGLQRAIEDYMELRKRQKDPSVASLLLGGAVSPSLPRPPSAISEGDGTRESAPSAPAGGVDSPSDPR; the protein is encoded by the coding sequence ATGCCACCCACCGGCCTCACGTCGATCCAGATCCGCCAGGGGCACCCGGACTTCCTGGACATGCCCTGGCACCTGCCGCTCGAGGAGTGGGACGGCAAGAGCCCCCGGCTCGTCGAGGTGCCTCGGGGCCTGTCGCGACATGAGGTGCGCTTCGTCAGCTACGGCAAGGCCATCTACGCCCTCAAGGAACTGCCAACGCGTGTGGGGCAGCGCGAATATGCGGTGCTCCGGGGGCTGGAGGAGCGCGAGCTCCCCGCGGTGGTGGCGGTGGGGCTGGTGAAGGTGCGGACCTCCTCGGAGGAGGAGGGCGGGGAGGAGGGGTGTGTGCTCATCACCCGCTTCCTCGATGGCTCGTTGCCCTACCGCACGCTGTTCATGAACCAGGGCCTGGAGCGCTACCGCGAGCGGCTGTTGGACGCGATGGCCAGCCTCCTGGTGCGCATGCACCTGGGGGGTTTCTACTGGGGCGACTGCTCGCTCTCCAACACGCTGTTCCGACGGGATGCGGGTGAGCTGCAGGCCTACGTGGTGGACGCGGAGACCTCCGAGCTGCACGACCGGCTCTCGGACGGCAAGCGCCTGCATGACCTGGACATCATGGAGGAGAACGTCGCGGGCGGGCTGGCGGACCTGGCGAGCGTGGTGCAACTGCCCGCCGTCCTGGACGTGTTCGAGACGGGGCCCAACATCCGCAAGCGCTACGAGCGGCTCTGGGAGGAGATCAACAAGGAGATCCCCGTGGCGGCCAACGAGAGCTACCGCATCCATGAGCGGATCCGCGCGCTGAATGACCTGGGCTTCTCGGTGGACGAGGTGGACCTGGTGACCAGCGGTCCGAGTGACACCCTGCGCATGCGCACCATCGTCACGGACCGTAACTACCACCGCCACCAGCTCCACAACCTCACCGGCATCGTCGCCGAGGAGAAGCAGGCCACGCTGCTGCTCAACGAGATTCAGGAGCTCAAGGCCACACTCGCGCGCGAGCTCAACCGCAGCACCCCGTTGAGCACCGCCGCCTTCCGCTGGCTGGAGGAGCGCTTCCATCCCACCATCCAGACGCTCCAGCCCGTGGTGGGCACCACCGAGGTGTCCGAGGTGTACTGCCAGGTGTTGGAGCACAAATGGTTCCTCTCCGAGCGCGAGAAGAAGGATGTGGGCCTTCAGCGCGCCATCGAGGACTACATGGAACTACGCAAGCGCCAGAAGGACCCCTCCGTGGCCTCGCTCCTCCTGGGGGGAGCGGTCTCTCCCTCGCTCCCTCGGCCGCCTTCGGCGATAAGTGAAGGCGATGGGACACGAGAGTCGGCGCCCTCGGCTCCGGCCGGTGGCGTCGACAGCCCTTCGGACCCTCGTTAA
- a CDS encoding efflux RND transporter periplasmic adaptor subunit, protein MKKVALIVGALLVIGAAVYFVRGRAQKQTPQNTLPVAVAERRNLEVMAEAAGLLEPIRVVEVKSKASGEVLRVLVETGSQVEQGTLLAEIDPRDVQNALTQAQADLESARVRLSTVDAQKGRMEALRASGVVTQQEYETAIDSAASARAALVRADTNLQLARERRQDVTIRAPINGTVLERGIEPGIIIASATSNVSGGNTLFKMADLSVMQVRAKIDETDIGKIQPGMEARVSLEAYPGRTFMGEVVKVEPQAVVEQNVTLFPVLIRMQNPEGLLKPGMNAEVAIEISSRRDVVTIPNTAVLGLRDAPAVASIVGLDEATVRATLRPSGANPANDADAGTPPPGDLDGGTAQARAPRERRSGGDSSRRPGAVFVQGQTGTEVRRVTLGMSDWEYTEVTSGLEAGEQVLLVAVAQLQQQQQQSLDRMRQRTGGIIPGAGGGARGGGGGGGGGGGAGSSGGGRR, encoded by the coding sequence ATGAAGAAGGTCGCCCTCATCGTTGGAGCGCTCCTCGTCATCGGAGCCGCGGTGTACTTCGTGCGCGGCCGCGCCCAGAAGCAGACACCCCAGAACACACTGCCCGTGGCCGTGGCCGAGCGCAGGAACCTGGAAGTCATGGCCGAGGCCGCCGGGCTGCTGGAGCCCATCCGGGTGGTGGAGGTGAAGTCGAAGGCCTCCGGTGAGGTCCTGCGCGTCCTCGTGGAGACCGGCAGCCAGGTGGAGCAAGGCACGCTGCTGGCGGAGATCGACCCACGGGACGTGCAGAACGCCCTGACGCAGGCCCAGGCGGACCTGGAGTCCGCGCGCGTGCGCCTGAGCACCGTGGACGCCCAGAAAGGCCGAATGGAGGCACTGCGGGCTTCGGGGGTCGTCACCCAGCAGGAGTACGAGACGGCGATCGACTCGGCGGCCAGCGCCCGTGCGGCGCTGGTCCGCGCCGACACCAACCTGCAGCTGGCCCGGGAGCGCAGGCAGGATGTGACGATCCGCGCGCCGATCAACGGCACCGTCCTGGAGCGCGGCATCGAGCCCGGCATCATCATCGCCTCGGCGACCTCCAACGTGTCCGGCGGCAACACGCTGTTCAAGATGGCGGACCTGTCGGTGATGCAGGTTCGCGCGAAGATCGATGAGACCGACATCGGGAAGATCCAGCCCGGAATGGAAGCCCGGGTGTCGCTGGAGGCCTACCCGGGTCGCACCTTCATGGGTGAAGTCGTGAAGGTGGAGCCGCAGGCGGTCGTCGAGCAGAACGTGACGCTCTTCCCGGTGCTCATCCGCATGCAGAACCCGGAGGGGCTGCTCAAGCCGGGCATGAACGCGGAGGTCGCCATCGAGATCTCCAGCCGCCGGGATGTCGTCACCATCCCCAACACGGCGGTGCTGGGGCTGCGGGACGCTCCAGCCGTCGCCTCCATCGTGGGGCTGGACGAGGCGACCGTGCGCGCGACCCTGCGCCCCAGCGGCGCGAACCCGGCGAACGACGCCGACGCGGGCACCCCTCCTCCCGGAGACCTCGACGGAGGAACCGCCCAGGCGCGCGCCCCCCGCGAGCGGCGCTCGGGAGGAGACTCGAGCCGGCGCCCTGGGGCCGTCTTCGTGCAGGGTCAGACCGGCACCGAGGTGCGCCGGGTCACCCTGGGCATGAGTGACTGGGAGTACACCGAGGTCACCAGCGGCCTGGAGGCCGGAGAGCAGGTGCTCCTCGTCGCCGTGGCGCAGCTCCAGCAGCAGCAGCAGCAGAGCCTGGACCGGATGCGGCAGCGGACCGGCGGCATCATCCCCGGCGCGGGAGGTGGCGCTCGCGGCGGTGGCGGCGGCGGGGGTGGTGGCGGCGGCGCGGGCAGCAGTGGCGGCGGGCGGAGGTAA
- a CDS encoding SET domain-containing protein — MTESTSKKPASSSLPPPFELRRSTIQGTGAFATRRIRKGTRIIEYTGERITQDEADKRYDDESMKRHHTFLFTLDENTVVDAAVNGNEARFINHSCDPNCQAFIEGKRIYIYSLRTIEAGEELSYDYAYERAEGMDEESEKLYVCRCGAKTCRGTILAPPKPPKRARTVKKATSKKKAPKKASRTKDAPRQKTKRGGTAAKSRKRA; from the coding sequence ATGACCGAATCCACCTCGAAGAAACCTGCTTCCTCCTCGCTCCCTCCGCCGTTCGAACTGCGCCGCTCCACCATCCAGGGCACGGGCGCCTTCGCCACGCGCCGCATCCGCAAGGGCACGCGCATCATCGAATACACCGGTGAGCGCATCACCCAGGACGAGGCCGACAAGCGCTACGACGACGAGTCCATGAAGCGCCACCACACCTTCCTCTTCACCCTGGACGAGAACACCGTGGTGGATGCCGCCGTCAACGGCAACGAGGCGCGCTTCATCAACCACAGCTGCGATCCCAACTGCCAGGCGTTCATCGAGGGCAAGCGCATCTACATCTACTCGCTGCGCACCATCGAGGCCGGCGAGGAGCTCTCCTATGACTACGCCTACGAGCGCGCCGAGGGCATGGATGAGGAGTCGGAGAAGCTCTACGTGTGCCGCTGCGGGGCGAAGACGTGCCGGGGCACCATCCTCGCGCCGCCCAAGCCGCCCAAGCGCGCCCGGACGGTGAAGAAGGCCACCTCGAAGAAGAAGGCTCCGAAGAAGGCCTCGCGCACCAAGGACGCCCCGCGCCAGAAGACGAAGCGCGGGGGCACGGCCGCCAAGAGCCGCAAGCGGGCGTAG
- a CDS encoding TolC family protein, translating to MLALTPATSAAQQEQEPGWVSMSLEEARTRALKYSPQIAQASGAIRTAQAAERTAFGAYLPSLSVSAGSSLASSERFNPDTNTPVTGSSDSYNAGLSASWDVFTGFRRRNTKKQAEANTHAAQAQLVEQRFSVALSVERSFFDGLRAEELMVVARARIERAQEGVGAAERRLAVGSATRSDVLRSQLELNTARESLLQLENQRYTAGLSLGRLVGVEGPVDPAPSGPTEPTPLEESGAALVASLVSAAPSVRAAEAIVVAAEASIGVARAQYLPSVRLSAGYDWFNDDPVPAGGRTSWSVRLGLSYPIFDGFQRDANEIRARTQAEIAQSQLADVRRLARAEAERVLSLLKLAEERISLARQAVQVAQEDLRVQQERYRLGATTILELLTSQSALVEAENNLVSLRFDYQLSRAELEAIAGREL from the coding sequence GTGCTGGCCCTCACGCCCGCCACCAGCGCCGCTCAGCAAGAGCAGGAGCCCGGCTGGGTCAGCATGTCGCTCGAGGAGGCTCGCACTCGAGCGCTCAAGTACAGCCCCCAGATCGCCCAGGCCTCCGGGGCCATCCGCACCGCCCAGGCGGCCGAGCGGACCGCCTTCGGCGCCTACCTGCCCAGCCTCTCCGTCTCCGCGGGGAGTTCCCTGGCCAGCAGCGAGCGCTTCAACCCGGACACCAACACCCCCGTCACCGGCTCCAGTGACTCCTACAACGCGGGGCTCTCGGCGAGCTGGGATGTCTTCACCGGCTTCCGCCGGCGCAACACGAAGAAGCAGGCCGAGGCCAACACCCATGCCGCGCAGGCCCAGCTCGTCGAGCAGCGCTTCAGCGTGGCGCTCTCCGTCGAGCGCTCCTTCTTCGATGGGTTGCGCGCCGAGGAACTGATGGTCGTGGCGCGCGCCCGCATCGAGCGAGCCCAGGAGGGCGTTGGAGCCGCCGAGCGCCGCCTGGCCGTGGGCTCGGCCACCCGCTCGGACGTGCTGCGCTCCCAGCTCGAACTCAACACGGCCCGCGAGTCCCTGCTCCAGCTCGAGAACCAGCGCTACACCGCGGGCCTCTCCCTGGGCCGGCTCGTCGGCGTGGAGGGCCCCGTGGACCCCGCGCCCTCGGGCCCCACCGAGCCCACCCCGCTCGAGGAGTCGGGCGCGGCGCTGGTGGCCTCCCTCGTGTCCGCGGCGCCCTCCGTCCGGGCGGCCGAGGCGATCGTGGTAGCCGCCGAGGCGAGCATCGGCGTGGCGCGCGCCCAGTACCTGCCCTCCGTCCGGCTCTCGGCGGGCTACGACTGGTTCAATGACGATCCGGTCCCCGCCGGAGGACGCACGAGCTGGTCCGTCCGGCTCGGCCTGTCCTACCCGATCTTCGACGGCTTCCAGCGGGACGCGAACGAGATCCGCGCCCGGACCCAGGCGGAGATCGCCCAGTCCCAGCTCGCCGACGTGCGGCGGTTGGCCCGAGCCGAAGCCGAGCGGGTGCTGAGCCTGCTCAAGCTGGCCGAGGAGCGTATCTCCCTGGCCCGGCAGGCGGTGCAGGTGGCGCAGGAGGACTTGCGTGTCCAGCAGGAGCGCTACCGCCTCGGTGCCACCACCATCCTGGAGCTGCTGACGTCCCAGTCCGCCCTGGTCGAGGCGGAGAACAACCTCGTGAGCCTGCGCTTCGACTACCAGCTGTCGCGCGCCGAGCTCGAAGCCATCGCCGGGAGGGAGCTGTGA
- a CDS encoding ABC transporter permease: MLIGEIILVAFDAVVANKLRSLLTMLGIVIGIAAVITMVALGEGAQRSVEARLSTLGANVLTVRPGQSFAGGLGRGQAMLSVEDAEALRQAPQYIRAVSPEMETRVQIEHGTSNANLSVVGAWPSYFTVNNNQIANGRLFTEAEDRGRRRVAVLGALVGAQLGGVTSESLVGQTLRIGGVPFEVIGVLAEKGSQGFSNPDESLYIPLSTAQFRVMGSDRVRSIAVQATGEADMGNAMVEIDQILRREHRLRSGEAADFNIRDQASLLSTVQETTQTFTLLLAGIAAISLLVGGIGIMNIMLVSVTERTREIGLRKALGARPNDILFQFLIESLVLCMAGGGLGLLLGLGGSYALQRLAGWQTAVSPEAVMLAFAFSACVGVFFGLWPARRAASLAPIESLRYE, from the coding sequence ATGCTGATCGGCGAGATCATCCTGGTCGCCTTCGACGCGGTCGTCGCGAACAAGCTGCGCTCGCTGCTCACCATGCTGGGCATCGTCATCGGCATCGCGGCCGTCATCACCATGGTGGCCCTGGGCGAGGGCGCCCAGCGCTCGGTGGAGGCCCGGCTGAGCACCCTGGGCGCCAATGTGCTCACCGTGCGCCCCGGCCAGTCGTTCGCCGGCGGCCTGGGTCGAGGCCAGGCGATGCTCTCCGTCGAGGACGCGGAGGCGCTCCGGCAGGCGCCCCAGTACATCCGGGCCGTCTCCCCCGAGATGGAGACCCGGGTCCAGATCGAGCACGGCACGAGCAACGCCAACCTCTCCGTCGTGGGGGCCTGGCCCAGCTACTTCACCGTGAACAACAACCAGATCGCCAACGGGCGGCTCTTCACGGAGGCGGAGGACCGGGGCCGGCGCCGCGTCGCGGTGCTGGGCGCCCTGGTGGGAGCCCAGCTCGGTGGAGTCACGAGCGAGAGCCTCGTGGGGCAGACGCTGCGGATCGGCGGCGTGCCCTTCGAGGTCATCGGCGTGCTGGCGGAGAAGGGCTCCCAGGGCTTCTCCAACCCGGACGAGAGCCTCTACATCCCCCTGTCGACGGCGCAGTTCCGCGTCATGGGCAGCGACCGCGTGCGCTCCATCGCCGTGCAGGCCACGGGCGAGGCGGACATGGGCAACGCCATGGTCGAGATCGACCAGATCCTCCGGCGCGAGCACCGGCTGCGCTCCGGCGAAGCGGCGGACTTCAACATCCGCGATCAGGCCTCGCTGCTGAGCACCGTCCAGGAGACGACGCAGACCTTCACCCTGCTGCTGGCCGGCATCGCCGCCATCTCGCTGCTGGTCGGAGGCATCGGCATCATGAACATCATGCTGGTGTCGGTGACGGAGCGCACCCGCGAGATCGGCCTGCGCAAGGCGCTGGGAGCCCGGCCCAACGACATCCTCTTCCAGTTCCTCATCGAGTCGCTGGTGCTGTGCATGGCCGGCGGCGGGCTGGGGCTCCTGCTGGGGCTGGGCGGCTCGTACGCGCTCCAGCGACTGGCGGGCTGGCAGACCGCCGTGTCGCCGGAGGCCGTCATGCTGGCCTTCGCCTTCTCCGCGTGCGTGGGCGTCTTCTTCGGGCTCTGGCCCGCCAGGCGCGCCGCCAGCCTCGCGCCCATCGAGTCGCTCCGCTACGAGTAG
- a CDS encoding DUF423 domain-containing protein gives MRLWIVLGAASAFLSVAAGAFGAHALKARLSADLLTIFETGARYHMYHSLGLIAVGLVAQARPSPLLSGAGWAMLAGIVLFSGSLYALALTGVRVLGAITPLGGLGFLVGWALLAMGAWRQGS, from the coding sequence ATGAGGTTGTGGATTGTGCTGGGCGCGGCCAGCGCGTTCCTCTCGGTGGCCGCGGGAGCTTTTGGCGCCCATGCGCTCAAGGCCCGGCTCTCGGCGGACCTCCTGACGATCTTCGAGACCGGGGCGCGCTATCACATGTACCACTCGCTCGGGCTCATCGCCGTGGGCCTCGTGGCCCAGGCGCGGCCCTCCCCCCTGCTCTCCGGGGCCGGCTGGGCGATGCTGGCCGGCATCGTCCTGTTCTCCGGCAGCCTGTACGCGCTGGCGCTTACGGGCGTACGCGTGCTGGGCGCCATCACCCCATTGGGCGGGCTTGGCTTCCTCGTGGGCTGGGCGCTGCTGGCCATGGGGGCCTGGCGCCAGGGGAGCTGA